A window of the Helianthus annuus cultivar XRQ/B chromosome 4, HanXRQr2.0-SUNRISE, whole genome shotgun sequence genome harbors these coding sequences:
- the LOC110935953 gene encoding cysteine protease Amb a 11.0101: MKINNFLFFSLSLVLILGVVESFNYHEQELESEEGFQGLYDRWREHHKVTDRSPQRFNVFKHNVRNIHKKNKMNLGYKLQINEFATMTHHEFRKTHADSKGGHFIALHGIRKTNLSSSYNDIDINAIPPRMDWREHNAVTPMKNQGQCGSCFAFAAVGAIEGINAIRTGQLLSLSEQQLLDCDSSDRTFHCDGGQVCGVFTFVKEHGGIATDEFYPYVGKRETCDTSKYGHHSVTVDGTEYLPEHDEEALLKAVAHQPVTFQMDPGGDGFMFYKEGIYSGPCGMELMHAMLIVGYDQDPDGTKYWIVKNSWGEGWGEKGYIRMLRGTEIQGVCNMYGHCNFPLKSPETKNVEL; the protein is encoded by the exons ATGAAGATcaacaattttttatttttttcacttTCTTTGGTCTTGATACTAGGAGTTGTGGAAAGCTTCAATTACCATGAGCAAGAACTCGAATCGGAGGAGGGATTCCAAGGGTTGTACGACAGGTGGCGAGAACACCACAAAGTGACCGATAGAAGCCCCCAACGGTTCAATGTATTCAAGCACAACGTACGAAATATTCACAAGAAAAACAAGATGAACCTGGGATACAAGTTGCAAATAAACGAGTTTGCTACCATGACTCACCATGAGTTTAGGAAAACCCATGCCGACTCGAAGGGTGGCCACTTCATTGCTCTTCACGGGATTCGTAAGACCAACTTGAGTTCCAGTTATAATGATATCGATATAAACGCTATTCCTCCGAGGATGGATTGGAGGGAACATAACGCTGTCACCCCTATGAAAAATCAAGGACAGTGCG GAAGTTGTTTCGCATTTGCTGCGGTGGGTGCAATTGAAGGAATAAACGCCATCAGAACAGGTCAACTCTTGTCATTATCAGAACAACAACTTCTTGATTGTGATTCGAGCGACAGAACCTTCCATTGCGACGGAGGGCAGGTCTGTGGCGTATTTACTTTCGTCAAAGAGCATGGAGGTATAGCTACAGATGAGTTCTACCCTTATGTAGGTAAAAGGGAAACATGCGATACATCTAAG TATGGTCATCACTCGGTAACTGTTGATGGAACCGAGTATTTGCCAGAACACGATGAAGAAGCGCTATTGAAAGCAGTGGCACATCAGCCTGTGACTTTTCAAATGGATCCTGGCGGTGACGGTTTCATGTTCTACAAAGAG GGAATTTATAGTGGACCATGTGGAATGGAGCTGATGCACGCGATGTTGATAGTTGGATACGATCAGGATCCTGACGGAACCAAGTACTGGATTGTTAAGAACTCGTGGGGCGAAGGATGGGGAGAGAAGGGATACATTCGTATGCTACGCGGTACGGAGATCCAAGGGGTTTGCAACATGTATGGGCATTGTAATTTCCCTCTTAAATCTCCCGAAACTAAAAATGTTGAACTCTAG
- the LOC110935926 gene encoding cysteine protease Amb a 11.0101 isoform X1, with the protein MKINNFIFFSLSLVLILGVVESFNYHEQELESEEGFQGLYDRWREHHKVTDRSPQRFNVFKHNVRNIHKKNKMNLGYKLQINEFATMTHHEFRKTHADSKGGHFIALHGIRKTNLSSSYNDIDINAIPPRMDWREHNAVTPMKNQGQCGSCFAFAAVGAIEGINAIRTGQLLSLSEQQLLDCDSSDRTFHCDGGQVCGVFTFVKEHGGIATDEFYPYVGKREICDTSKYGHHSVTVDGTEYLPEHDEEALLKAVAHQPVTFQMDPGGDGFMFYKEGIYSGPCGMELMHAMLIVGYDQDPDGTKYWIVKNSWGEGWGEKGYIRMLRGTEIQGVCNMYGHCNFPLKSPETKNVEL; encoded by the exons ATGAAGATCaacaattttatatttttttcactTTCTTTGGTCTTGATACTAGGAGTTGTGGAAAGCTTCAATTACCATGAGCAAGAACTCGAATCGGAGGAGGGATTCCAAGGGTTGTACGACAGGTGGCGAGAACACCACAAAGTGACCGATAGAAGCCCCCAACGGTTCAATGTATTCAAGCACAACGTACGAAATATTCACAAGAAAAACAAGATGAACCTGGGATACAAGTTGCAAATAAACGAGTTTGCTACCATGACCCACCATGAGTTTAGGAAAACCCATGCCGACTCGAAGGGTGGCCACTTCATTGCTCTTCACGGGATTCGTAAGACCAACTTGAGTTCCAGTTATAATGATATCGATATAAACGCTATTCCACCGAGGATGGATTGGAGGGAACATAACGCTGTCACCCCTATGAAAAATCAAGGACAGTGCG GAAGTTGTTTCGCATTTGCTGCGGTGGGTGCAATTGAAGGAATAAACGCCATCAGAACAGGTCAACTCTTATCATTATCAGAACAACAACTTCTTGATTGTGATTCGAGCGACAGAACCTTCCATTGCGACGGAGGGCAGGTCTGTGGCGTATTTACTTTCGTCAAAGAGCATGGAGGTATAGCTACAGATGAGTTCTACCCTTATGTAGGTAAAAGGGAAATATGCGATACATCTAAG TATGGTCATCACTCGGTAACTGTTGATGGAACCGAGTATTTGCCAGAACACGATGAAGAAGCGCTATTGAAAGCAGTGGCACATCAGCCTGTAACTTTTCAAATGGATCCTGGCGGTGACGGTTTCATGTTCTACAAAGAG GGAATTTATAGTGGACCATGTGGAATGGAGCTGATGCACGCGATGTTGATAGTTGGATACGATCAGGATCCTGACGGAACCAAGTACTGGATTGTTAAGAACTCGTGGGGCGAAGGATGGGGAGAGAAGGGATACATTCGTATGCTACGCGGTACGGAGATCCAAGGGGTTTGCAACATGTATGGGCATTGTAATTTCCCTCTTAAATCTCCCGAAACTAAAAATGTTGAACTCTAG
- the LOC110935926 gene encoding cysteine protease Amb a 11.0101 isoform X2, with protein MKINNFIFFSLSLVLILGVVESFNYHEQELESEEGFQGLYDRWREHHKVTDRSPQRFNVFKHNVRNIHKKNKMNLGYKLQINEFATMTHHEFRKTHADSKGGHFIALHGIRKTNLSSSYNDIDINAIPPRMDWREHNAVTPMKNQGQCGSCFAFAAVGAIEGINAIRTGQLLSLSEQQLLDCDSSDRTFHCDGGQVCGVFTFVKEHGGIATDEFYPYVGKREICDTSKYGHHSVTVDGTEYLPEHDEEALLKAVAHQPVTFQMDPGGDGFMFYKEWTMWNGADARDVDSWIRSGS; from the exons ATGAAGATCaacaattttatatttttttcactTTCTTTGGTCTTGATACTAGGAGTTGTGGAAAGCTTCAATTACCATGAGCAAGAACTCGAATCGGAGGAGGGATTCCAAGGGTTGTACGACAGGTGGCGAGAACACCACAAAGTGACCGATAGAAGCCCCCAACGGTTCAATGTATTCAAGCACAACGTACGAAATATTCACAAGAAAAACAAGATGAACCTGGGATACAAGTTGCAAATAAACGAGTTTGCTACCATGACCCACCATGAGTTTAGGAAAACCCATGCCGACTCGAAGGGTGGCCACTTCATTGCTCTTCACGGGATTCGTAAGACCAACTTGAGTTCCAGTTATAATGATATCGATATAAACGCTATTCCACCGAGGATGGATTGGAGGGAACATAACGCTGTCACCCCTATGAAAAATCAAGGACAGTGCG GAAGTTGTTTCGCATTTGCTGCGGTGGGTGCAATTGAAGGAATAAACGCCATCAGAACAGGTCAACTCTTATCATTATCAGAACAACAACTTCTTGATTGTGATTCGAGCGACAGAACCTTCCATTGCGACGGAGGGCAGGTCTGTGGCGTATTTACTTTCGTCAAAGAGCATGGAGGTATAGCTACAGATGAGTTCTACCCTTATGTAGGTAAAAGGGAAATATGCGATACATCTAAG TATGGTCATCACTCGGTAACTGTTGATGGAACCGAGTATTTGCCAGAACACGATGAAGAAGCGCTATTGAAAGCAGTGGCACATCAGCCTGTAACTTTTCAAATGGATCCTGGCGGTGACGGTTTCATGTTCTACAAAGAG TGGACCATGTGGAATGGAGCTGATGCACGCGATGTTGATAGTTGGATACGATCAGGATCCTGA